In Setaria italica strain Yugu1 chromosome IX, Setaria_italica_v2.0, whole genome shotgun sequence, the genomic stretch AAAATGTGGACCATGACATTTCTCTTAAGAATACATGCTTCCTCACTAGGATTGGTTGAAAACTATGGAAGCTGGATATAACACGTAGattaaacaagaaaaaaatacaatgtTACTCAAATTACTTCGTAACAATTATTTATTGTGATGTTAACATGTTTCATCTTTGCAGCTCCATGCCAACTTGTGGAACAAGGGATCAAGATTGCTATTATTACCAAGCCACTCATTTAAGTTCCTCCATGAACAACAGCACTATCTATCAAAATAAGCTATAGATAAAGCTAGCCGTCTAGAAAATACCATAACCATTACAAAATGACAGAAGCTAGAGTGAATTTTAATTATGTAAAACATTTAGTTCCGCAGCATTTTTAAGCTTTCTAATGTCAGTAATTACATTATGCTACAGATATGCAATTATATCCAAAGTCTACCACATAATTACCTTTGTCAAGTTTTTTTTCTCCACCCCGTATCCTTTGACATATAGATAACCCAATCCATTGTAGGCTGAGTAATGCGGCTGCTTTGCAGCAAGTGCCAACCACTTGTAAGCTTCAGTATAGTTCCTTTCCACTCCAGCACCTCTAGCATAGATCTCACCCAGAACCTCCATTGCTCGTGTGTCGCCTTTCTCAACAGCCTTTGAAAACCAATGAAATGCTTTTCTATAATCACGTCGGAGCCCTCGGAGTCCATAGTAATACAAAAGCCCTAATTTGTACATGGCACCAGCATTGCCTCGCTGTGCCTGGTACTCTGTGATTTGAAAATCCTCATCATCCTCACCCCGGGACTTCCTCAAGGcctctttgttttcttcagtCCCACTGTGGAGGCGGATTGGTTCAATCACTGGTGGCTCTTTTGATATCAAGGAGCTTGTTAGGGCAGCTTCTGCAAGTTCAGCATATAGTGTAACAGCTTCTTCATACATCTGAAAAAAACAATGTTAGGATTTGGCAGGAATCTAGTTTAACAAACACCACGAATATGATCTGAAAAGAACAAGCTCCATGGTGATAATTAGGTTAGAATAACTAGTGTACCATACGCAATCAATACAAGGGCAGAAACAATCAGAAAATGGTAAGCCTTGTGGATTGCTGACAAATTATAGCTGAATCAAATTTGAGCAAATCCTACTTTTTGTAAATGAACTTAAGCTTATCGCAGATTGCGCGATACATGCAAGCAACCAAAAAGAATTAGAAGTTTGGTCAGGGAGCATAACTAATTCTCTAGAGGATAATTCCATACTTGCTAAAAAAGAGCAAAAAAAGAAGACTACTTGGATTCTATTTAATGAAAAGAGAACACAACAATTAAGATCCACTGTCAGGATACAGGATAGAAAGGTATAAGCAATTACAGCATGCCTTACAGGCATGAAATAAAAGCAAACTACTCACAGTAtcaacacaaaaaaaaatgataatatCATAAACTTGATTATTGCTGCTTAAATAACCTCCACCTTCTAAGATGGCTTGGTTTCATGGAATGCATTACTTTCAGACAAAAGTTGGTAGCCCTACCATTGCATAAACTCTGGAACAGTGGGAGGATAAAGAGGGGAATTTGATTATGTATGATCAAGTGTTTTCGTGccaaaattgcaaaaatatgtTGCAGTAAAAATGAAAATCACACTACACATTGGGGAAGAAGTGGACTTGCAATATCTACCACCAAACAATAGTAAAGCCTACACCAAATTACAGTAGGTATGACTATGtgtagaaaataaaacaatttgCAActatagtactccctccgttccaaattatcagccattccaactttcttagagattcaaagcatctcaagtttgacaaagtttatataataaagtactaacattcatgataccaaattgcctaccccaacttgcttaggactgaaaggctatgttgttgttgttgtttattcatgataccaaataagtaccattaaataatttattaaatatattttcatagtatatctattcggtgccataaacctttatgatcctctctataattttggtcaaacataaaatggtttgactctccaagttggaatgacttgtgatttgaaacggagggagtagggcCTAATTACCCCAAGGAACTAAACCTTCGCGAGTTTAATCTACCCCAACGAACGAAAGCTAACATCTGACGAGAATTCGTTCTCAATTCTCCAAGTGCGCTAACTAACCTAACTGAGATCACTCGGACACCCCACCCCCATGAGAATACGCAGTGTGTACGAATGAGTAGAAGCAAACGGGTCTGACCGCCTCACCTCCTGGCGGAAGTAGGAGTACGCGATGGCCATCTTAGACTGAAGATCTCCCGCGTCAGCAGCGAACTTGTGCAGCAGGAACGCGCGCGATCGGGACGCCGGGCGCGTCATCCCGGCGCCAGAGAGGAACGCGAGCGCGGACTGGGCGCCCGGGTGccccgccgtggccgcggcctCGATCTGCGCGGCGGCCGTGATGAAAGCCGCGTCATCCCCCTCGGACGCCGCGGAGAGCATGGCGCGGGCGCCCGCGACGAAGAGCGAGTCGGCCGGCGAGTCCGGCTCATCGCCCGAGGGGGGAGAGCTGGCGGGGTCGAGGAGGGGAACCCAGGATGAAGGGGAGAGGAGCGGGTCCGCGCCGGGCGAGTCGTCGGCGAAGTCGTCCcactcgtcggcgtcggcgtcggcgccggcggagtCGGCGGAGGGCAGGGAGGGGTGCGCCGAGGAGTCCTTGAGGAAGTCGTCGACGGAGAGGACCAGCACGAAGGGGCGCACAGCGGCGGCTGGGCGGGCGAGAGATGCGACGATGGCgacggagatggcggcgaggaggaggagagggcggtggaggaggaagcgAGCCATCGGGGAAGGCACGAGTCGACGAGATCCCACCCCCGTTGTCCAGTGGAGTTGGGTTGGGAATTAGGAGCGGGGAGCCGCgtggctgacaggtgggccagCCGAGCGGACGGCTTCTGGATTCACATTTTTGGCGGTGACGTGGAGATGGGACGTGTCTCTGCTATGTGATTGGCTGGGGCGTTTTGGGCCTTAAGTGGGCCCAATCCCGATGGAGTTCTACCGACTGTGGTTTGGGCTGGCTCGTTTGACAATTGACACCGATGCGTGTTGTGTATTCACAATTTgggtatttttttttcctttctgaaCTGTGCACAATTTGCTTTGAGTTTAAAATTTCTGCACAATCCAGCATTTTATCACGCGCCACCGTTTCAATGGGGTTTGCATGCAAAGTCACGATGAATGAACAAACAAAAGAGGCTACTGCTTCGAACAAACAATAAAGCTGAGTATCGGCCAGTAACCATACACACATCATGCCTCACCTACCACTCCACACATAGATAACGCATGAAAACTTGTATCGGCACGTATCCAGACAGTGATGCAGGGCGTGCGCTGCCACACGATTGAGTTCCTTCACGATCGGACCACGGATGCCAGCATGCCACAGCACTCAGTGTCCCCCTGCTGCAACCAGCGTGAGGACCTCAGCTGGCGTTCACGGCCATCTTCATCCCCATCCCGCAGTGCCCGTTGAGGCTGCAGATGAAGTAGTTGGTCCCGGGGCCGAGCGTGATGCGGTCGCTCCCCGAGCCGTAGGCCCTgccggaggagctgcagccGTAGTAGCCGCCGGCGTCCACGGCCACCACGTTGTGCAGGGAGGGGTCGTAGTTGAACTCTGCACGCAGGAAAAAAGAAAGCCATGAGAGTTTGGAGATCTCACCAAACCTCGCCGCGGACGATGAGATAGCAGTCTGGCTAGCTTGGCCACTCACCGAGGACGTCCCCAGCGCGGAAGCTCTTGCCCCTGGACCAGCTGTCCGCGTTGAAGGACCAGTCGACCCTGTGCGtggccgcgtcggcggcgccgaggaggaggcacgCGGCGAGCAGGCCGCCGAGGGCGAGGCACCTCGACGCCGCACTGCACCTTCCCTGAGCCATGGCGCTTCGCTTCTTCGTTGTTGGTTTATCTGCGCCTGCGGCCTGTGTAGTAGAAGGTGAAGAGGACGTGGAGCAGAGAGCTGCGCCGCTGCTTTGAGTTTGAGCTGCTGTGGAGGCCAGCGAGAAGTCCGTCTGCTCTTTATAGGAGCGAGGAAAGGGCCAGCCAGCAACCTGGATCCAATCAAGAGTCCGATAAAATTACTCCGGTTACACCCA encodes the following:
- the LOC101764890 gene encoding ERAD-associated E3 ubiquitin-protein ligase component HRD3, with the translated sequence MARFLLHRPLLLLAAISVAIVASLARPAAAVRPFVLVLSVDDFLKDSSAHPSLPSADSAGADADADEWDDFADDSPGADPLLSPSSWVPLLDPASSPPSGDEPDSPADSLFVAGARAMLSAASEGDDAAFITAAAQIEAAATAGHPGAQSALAFLSGAGMTRPASRSRAFLLHKFAADAGDLQSKMAIAYSYFRQEMYEEAVTLYAELAEAALTSSLISKEPPVIEPIRLHSGTEENKEALRKSRGEDDEDFQITEYQAQRGNAGAMYKLGLLYYYGLRGLRRDYRKAFHWFSKAVEKGDTRAMEVLGEIYARGAGVERNYTEAYKWLALAAKQPHYSAYNGLGYLYVKGYGVEKKNLTKAREYFKLAADNKEAGGHYNLGVLYLKGIGVKRDIIEACNHLLQAVNAGQPKAIYQVAKLFQKGIGLKRNLHMATMLYKSVAERGPWSSLSRWALESYLKGDLGKALLLYSRMADLGYEVAQSNAAWILDRYGDQSICMGESGFCTDMERHLRSHALWWQASEQGNEHAALLIGDAYYYGRGVARDYERAAEAYMHAQSQSNAQAMFNLGYMHEHGHGLPLDLHLAKRYYDQAVAVDSAAKLPVMLALTSLWLRKNYADSFLVRFIDSLPEIYPVVEEWVEDVLMDEGNATILTLFACLVTVLYLRERQRRQVAAANPQQPDGAPM
- the LOC101776481 gene encoding basic blue protein; this translates as MAQGRCSAASRCLALGGLLAACLLLGAADAATHRVDWSFNADSWSRGKSFRAGDVLEFNYDPSLHNVVAVDAGGYYGCSSSGRAYGSGSDRITLGPGTNYFICSLNGHCGMGMKMAVNAS